A DNA window from uncultured Methanoregula sp. contains the following coding sequences:
- a CDS encoding response regulator — protein MQTVLVVDDSSFITEGLASILKKNYRTIISSGGEMCLEILKKETPDIIILDILMEPMDGWETLLHIRENPAIRHIPVIMFSAKKISPFEAETHHPYIDEYITKPVNPRNLLDTIAKVLSRKEAARKTLQLWRQAGLPAEEIEEYARLLTSIEVDRGLCSNMLQQLATGRKDAPAEDIRRSVEIIESRIQKSSLQAEEIAHNGELLVAARGSESRIPDNSDDADILPVEPGQDGHQPVPAITVNGAGETEPAIIRVSPPAFPIPQPGDISSDVGDPVDGRVRGDSDKTESGSAFSLERTSTSQNQKRDATEDRDTALLPGSGIDVTTTPTDIPAQCNPMLTRISESLFEEEPDPEPAKNPDISLQHEEKTPVPAQKPEDREPVQTPPVPAKVPVRQTPKPDCSGRPAAQKTRDIPKNKDTGKSPVPKEASPTPGIFARIIQAILSMFSPRKP, from the coding sequence ATGCAGACCGTTCTCGTTGTGGATGACAGCAGTTTCATCACCGAGGGTCTTGCCTCCATATTGAAGAAAAATTACCGGACGATCATCTCTTCCGGGGGGGAGATGTGCCTGGAGATCTTAAAAAAGGAGACCCCGGATATCATCATCCTCGATATCCTTATGGAACCCATGGACGGGTGGGAGACGCTCCTGCACATCCGGGAGAACCCCGCGATCCGTCACATCCCTGTCATCATGTTCTCGGCAAAAAAGATCAGCCCCTTTGAAGCCGAGACGCACCACCCGTATATCGATGAATACATCACCAAGCCGGTCAACCCGAGAAACCTGCTGGACACTATCGCAAAGGTCCTCTCCCGCAAGGAGGCTGCCAGGAAGACTCTCCAGCTCTGGAGACAGGCCGGCCTGCCGGCGGAAGAGATCGAGGAATATGCGCGACTCCTGACCAGTATAGAAGTGGACCGGGGACTCTGCTCCAACATGCTGCAGCAGCTTGCAACCGGCCGGAAAGATGCCCCTGCCGAGGATATCCGCAGATCGGTTGAGATCATTGAATCCCGTATCCAGAAAAGCAGCCTCCAGGCGGAAGAGATTGCCCATAACGGTGAACTCCTTGTTGCAGCCCGGGGCAGTGAGAGTAGGATTCCGGACAACAGCGATGATGCGGATATCTTACCGGTTGAGCCGGGACAGGACGGGCACCAACCGGTACCAGCTATCACGGTGAATGGGGCGGGGGAAACGGAGCCTGCGATCATAAGGGTGAGCCCCCCGGCATTCCCCATTCCCCAGCCAGGAGATATTTCAAGTGATGTCGGGGACCCTGTCGACGGGCGGGTCCGCGGAGACTCAGACAAAACAGAGAGCGGCAGTGCATTTTCCCTGGAGAGGACATCTACATCCCAAAACCAGAAACGGGATGCAACAGAAGATCGGGACACCGCTCTTCTCCCAGGTTCGGGCATTGATGTGACTACCACGCCGACTGATATTCCCGCACAATGCAATCCGATGTTAACGAGGATATCCGAGAGTCTGTTCGAAGAAGAACCAGACCCGGAACCTGCGAAGAACCCGGATATATCCTTGCAGCACGAGGAAAAAACGCCGGTCCCTGCGCAAAAACCGGAGGATCGTGAACCGGTTCAGACTCCTCCAGTTCCTGCCAAGGTACCGGTCAGGCAAACACCAAAACCGGACTGTTCTGGCAGACCTGCTGCACAAAAAACCCGGGATATCCCAAAAAACAAGGATACCGGAAAAAGCCCTGTTCCAAAGGAAGCATCCCCGACACCCGGCATTTTTGCACGGATTATCCAGGCAATCCTGAGCATGTTCTCACCGAGAAAGCCTTAG
- the uppS gene encoding polyprenyl diphosphate synthase, which yields MILRAVIDPLYERVLRMQCSHVPNHIAIIQDGNRRYAKKAGLDTASGHRAGADRTEEMLDWAHDIGIRHITLYTFSTENFSRDREEVSHLFALFKEKFTSVLSDTRVHKYRIRVQMMGDRTRLPDDLLAAVDAAEESTKDYSGFYLNIALAYGGRNEILLAAKEILSEVKENHADPATIDVQMVEEHLHGGRGIPPVDLIIRTGNDCRTSNFLPWLANGHECAVYFCAPYWPLFRKIDLLRAIRIYDQRVSARA from the coding sequence ATGATCCTGCGCGCTGTCATTGATCCCCTGTACGAACGGGTTCTCCGCATGCAGTGCTCGCATGTACCAAACCATATCGCAATCATTCAGGACGGCAACCGCAGGTACGCCAAGAAAGCCGGTCTCGACACCGCAAGCGGGCACCGGGCGGGCGCCGACAGGACCGAGGAGATGCTGGACTGGGCTCACGATATCGGGATCCGGCACATCACCCTGTACACGTTCTCGACCGAGAATTTCTCCCGGGACAGGGAGGAGGTCTCGCATCTCTTTGCCCTTTTCAAAGAGAAGTTCACGAGCGTTCTGAGCGATACGCGGGTGCACAAATACCGGATCCGGGTGCAGATGATGGGGGATCGCACCCGGCTCCCGGACGATCTGCTGGCAGCGGTCGATGCGGCCGAAGAATCTACCAAGGATTATTCCGGGTTCTATCTCAACATTGCCCTTGCCTACGGGGGCAGGAACGAGATTCTCCTTGCAGCAAAGGAGATCTTGAGTGAGGTTAAGGAAAACCATGCGGACCCGGCCACGATCGATGTCCAGATGGTTGAAGAGCATCTCCACGGGGGAAGAGGCATCCCGCCGGTGGACCTCATCATCCGGACCGGAAACGATTGCCGCACTTCGAATTTCCTTCCCTGGCTGGCCAATGGTCACGAATGCGCAGTCTATTTCTGCGCTCCGTACTGGCCGCTTTTCCGGAAGATCGATCTCCTCCGGGCTATCAGGATCTACGACCAGCGAGTCTCAGCCCGGGCATAA
- a CDS encoding clostripain-related cysteine peptidase — protein MSNGTRYRYRRVLLLAVLILLITAPFGVAAAEASKNHAKTQILAYVVGSDLETDSAMSTEDLKEIVNSIETADPAKLDVVVAFGGAKKEGWHGMRIATGQQLREDAKDGVFGNYQYLYSDTGADMGSGATLSRFIQETKASRTADRTILIIADHGNSYDGIGYDEITGTSLKMGDIDSALRASAIRYEPIMFDACLMASVEVGKTIQPYTGVMLGSEEIQRGSYQYSTIIEPLLENPDTDAQTFMRKVTDAYIGSSGTGSGGGKVMTMAIIDVSKIPAIRNSLDELGAKLVPIAETDQGLHDLKSAYNDAVRLGISGGGKPTSVDLVSLLQNIETRRPEVSPEVQKTIGLVKSAVLYERHNEYSPAVYGISIATPDAMSMSQYNSYGDAVKVGPQWDEFFKKMIEVSQKDEPDSSSPARAVSSEQQASASSSWIDDAGSSMDKVKKDIDKKTGSLGKLSFTGKGNGTYALNDPYHAASVYAAYYLVNGSHALEIGAVPVNAGADRLYQIPAWDGKWYYFPGSPAPQKTPWNLILQIFGRGPATAQPFFVDMVYDDVTSGGFDKYNSWVRIQDGGDSSDAILTTFVNASRNSLETTITQYTTTKDGSELFSQGMDRFDNGSVVTSYTTGFNLKTKTAGEYSLSRTTVTPEMTMKYSMLPDGTYAAGLLAYYDDDHEVVADQFRIITIKDGAVVSSGTGSFSS, from the coding sequence ATGAGTAATGGCACCAGGTATCGTTACAGGAGAGTTCTTTTACTTGCTGTTCTGATCCTGCTGATAACTGCTCCGTTCGGTGTTGCAGCAGCAGAAGCATCAAAAAACCATGCAAAGACCCAGATCCTTGCGTACGTTGTTGGCAGCGATCTGGAGACCGACAGTGCGATGTCCACTGAAGACCTCAAGGAGATCGTGAATTCCATTGAGACGGCCGACCCGGCGAAACTGGATGTCGTCGTTGCCTTCGGGGGAGCAAAGAAAGAGGGATGGCACGGGATGCGGATTGCCACCGGGCAGCAGCTCAGGGAGGATGCAAAAGATGGTGTTTTTGGGAACTACCAGTACTTGTATTCCGACACCGGTGCAGATATGGGATCGGGCGCGACTCTTTCCCGGTTCATCCAGGAGACCAAAGCATCCCGGACTGCTGACCGGACAATCCTGATCATCGCGGACCATGGCAACTCCTATGACGGGATCGGATATGACGAGATTACCGGCACCTCTCTGAAGATGGGGGATATCGACAGTGCACTCAGGGCATCGGCTATCCGCTACGAACCGATCATGTTCGATGCGTGTCTCATGGCCTCGGTTGAGGTGGGAAAGACCATCCAGCCCTATACCGGCGTGATGCTGGGATCCGAGGAGATCCAGCGGGGAAGTTACCAGTACAGCACGATAATCGAACCCCTTCTTGAGAACCCGGACACGGATGCCCAGACCTTCATGAGGAAGGTTACCGATGCCTATATCGGCAGCTCCGGCACAGGAAGCGGCGGCGGAAAAGTCATGACCATGGCAATCATCGATGTGAGCAAGATTCCGGCAATCCGGAACAGTCTCGATGAACTGGGTGCAAAACTGGTTCCCATTGCCGAGACCGACCAGGGTCTCCACGACCTGAAGAGTGCCTATAACGATGCAGTCCGCCTGGGAATAAGCGGCGGCGGGAAACCCACTTCGGTGGATCTCGTCTCCCTCCTGCAGAATATCGAGACCCGACGGCCGGAAGTCTCGCCTGAAGTGCAAAAAACAATTGGCCTTGTGAAAAGCGCTGTCCTCTACGAGCGGCATAATGAATACAGCCCGGCTGTATACGGCATCTCGATTGCAACGCCGGATGCGATGAGTATGTCCCAGTACAATTCCTACGGGGATGCGGTCAAAGTCGGTCCCCAGTGGGATGAATTTTTCAAGAAAATGATTGAGGTGTCGCAGAAGGACGAGCCGGACTCCTCGTCTCCCGCAAGGGCGGTCTCCTCCGAACAACAGGCATCTGCATCGTCCTCCTGGATTGATGATGCAGGTTCCTCTATGGATAAAGTAAAGAAGGATATCGACAAGAAGACCGGATCGCTTGGGAAACTCAGTTTTACCGGCAAAGGAAACGGGACATATGCGCTGAATGATCCCTATCATGCTGCCAGTGTTTACGCAGCGTATTACCTGGTCAACGGCTCGCATGCCCTTGAGATTGGCGCAGTTCCTGTGAACGCCGGCGCTGATCGGTTATATCAGATTCCTGCATGGGATGGAAAATGGTATTATTTCCCGGGCAGTCCTGCACCACAAAAGACTCCCTGGAACCTGATCCTGCAGATCTTCGGGAGGGGGCCGGCAACGGCTCAGCCATTCTTCGTTGACATGGTATATGACGACGTGACCAGCGGTGGTTTTGACAAATACAACTCATGGGTCCGGATACAGGACGGCGGGGACAGCAGTGATGCAATCCTTACCACGTTTGTCAACGCCAGCCGGAACAGTCTTGAGACTACCATCACCCAGTACACGACAACAAAGGATGGCAGCGAGCTGTTCAGCCAGGGTATGGACCGGTTCGATAACGGGTCGGTTGTGACAAGTTACACCACCGGTTTTAACCTGAAAACAAAGACCGCAGGGGAATATTCTCTCTCCCGCACCACTGTCACACCGGAAATGACGATGAAATACTCGATGCTCCCCGACGGGACTTATGCGGCAGGCCTCCTTGCGTACTATGATGATGACCATGAAGTGGTAGCCGACCAGTTCCGGATCATCACTATCAAAGACGGGGCTGTAGTATCATCGGGAACAGGATCCTTTTCCTCCTGA
- a CDS encoding type IV pilin: protein MSDRTILYTGKKRYLHTGEHAVSEVIGATLLISIVVIAIAVIGVAINSQPPPQKIPAVSAVISNTGNTIHIYHDGGDYLQKDQFSIYFDGVKEPISSFSNNGNSAWTSWSIGQSLDFPLASGQSPGLVQIVYTGTGSSEVIAYADFNAGTIHYNPTSAPTGTTTTGTITTATSTTTTTTTITTTSTTTTTTTTTTPAVPVQANFTASPTSGYTPLAVQFTDLSTGPVNNWSWSYGDGNSSYAQNPQYTYPIAGNYTVSLTVKNTTTGATNTLTKTNYIWAQTFAEYVANESVFVYGSKLYFMGSRVVGPGSTVILTGTSITTGDFNGGAIVDVSNIYVDGDVSLNSGSASWGSSSSPGIIFVNGDMSVLSGGRDFYGDIYVNGNFNIKDSRIHGNVYVDGDVTLDWTPTLDTNSYIYYTGTLSHPASYPTEILDKCIYQDTVPTKSMPDLTMPSAKTSAWYTSHGYTSSSGGTLTDNMKIIADSGYTSSSWSSSATNIVIIARNGDITLNQGWGYITGVLYAPNGKVTYDGGDFQGLVIARDGFYVTHGGTTVTFKNLGDYFSSSADYPF, encoded by the coding sequence ATGTCTGATCGGACGATCCTGTATACGGGAAAAAAACGATACCTCCACACGGGAGAGCATGCCGTCTCCGAAGTGATAGGAGCCACCCTGCTCATCTCAATCGTGGTGATAGCCATCGCCGTAATCGGGGTGGCAATCAATTCCCAGCCCCCGCCCCAGAAGATCCCTGCCGTCAGTGCGGTCATCTCGAACACCGGCAATACCATCCACATATACCACGATGGCGGGGATTACCTGCAAAAAGACCAGTTCTCCATCTACTTTGACGGGGTCAAAGAGCCTATCTCCTCGTTTTCGAATAACGGGAATTCGGCCTGGACCAGCTGGAGTATCGGCCAGTCTCTTGATTTTCCCCTGGCGAGCGGTCAGTCTCCCGGTCTCGTCCAGATCGTCTATACCGGGACCGGATCTTCTGAAGTGATCGCGTATGCCGACTTCAATGCCGGGACGATTCATTACAATCCAACCTCTGCCCCAACGGGTACAACCACGACCGGCACAATAACCACGGCGACCTCAACTACCACCACGACAACCACCATAACGACGACAAGCACAACTACGACCACGACGACTACAACCACCCCCGCTGTGCCCGTCCAGGCTAATTTCACCGCGTCTCCGACGAGCGGCTACACGCCACTCGCCGTTCAATTCACCGATCTGTCGACAGGGCCGGTTAACAACTGGAGCTGGAGTTACGGGGACGGCAACTCATCCTATGCTCAGAACCCGCAGTATACCTATCCTATCGCAGGGAATTACACCGTCTCCCTTACCGTGAAAAATACCACCACCGGTGCAACCAATACCCTGACGAAAACGAACTACATCTGGGCCCAGACCTTTGCTGAATACGTAGCGAACGAGAGCGTCTTTGTCTATGGCAGCAAGTTGTATTTCATGGGTTCACGCGTTGTCGGACCGGGTTCTACCGTGATCCTCACCGGAACCTCGATAACCACCGGTGACTTTAACGGTGGTGCCATCGTGGATGTCAGCAACATCTATGTTGATGGAGATGTTTCCCTGAACAGCGGCAGTGCCAGCTGGGGTTCGTCATCCAGTCCAGGCATTATCTTTGTGAATGGCGATATGTCGGTACTGTCCGGCGGAAGGGACTTTTATGGGGACATCTATGTCAATGGAAATTTCAATATAAAGGATTCCAGGATCCATGGCAATGTCTATGTTGACGGCGATGTCACCCTCGACTGGACCCCGACGCTCGATACCAATTCCTATATCTATTACACGGGCACGCTCAGCCATCCTGCGTCCTACCCGACTGAGATACTGGACAAGTGCATATACCAGGACACTGTGCCGACCAAGTCAATGCCCGATCTCACGATGCCTTCGGCGAAGACTTCTGCATGGTATACCTCCCACGGGTACACCTCATCATCAGGAGGAACCCTGACCGATAACATGAAGATCATCGCAGACAGCGGCTACACGTCAAGTTCGTGGAGTTCCTCGGCAACGAACATTGTGATTATCGCCCGCAACGGGGATATCACCCTGAATCAGGGCTGGGGTTATATCACCGGCGTTTTGTATGCCCCCAACGGGAAGGTGACCTATGATGGCGGCGACTTCCAGGGTCTCGTGATAGCAAGGGACGGCTTCTATGTCACGCATGGCGGAACTACGGTAACGTTCAAGAACCTTGGTGATTATTTCAGCAGTTCTGCCGATTATCCGTTCTAA
- a CDS encoding PKD domain-containing protein: protein MTGSDDWGVSDTLGAVLLIAIVAAAFSIIAVSFLSKPIQEQAPALSADITTSGNTINLRHDGGDSIAKSELQILVDNQDKTSQFSAGGGTGWSTWSVGDTLTYTGSSAPSSVQIVYNHGSSSQLLQSWGMPPSAYTPGPTTPVTPTPTVAPVPVAGFTGTPTSGTAPLTVTFTDSSTNNPTSWSWDFGDGGTATARNATHQYLVPGIFSVSLTATNSGGSNTFVRSGYVIVNPTITAADATGGIITPNGSVVVPYGSSQAFSISKNTGYHIADVLVNGDSAGAVTTYTFPSVTADQTIAASFAQNTRAQIYYEGFESGTGAWSFTGDNSRQTGTVPKNQTASIRLRNTGTMTRTISTAGYSGIIVQFGWCAQSLETSEYVRAEYSTDGGSSWTTISQITGPTGSPTTLTIVTSSALASAADNLSSFRLRFRIAGSATNDLLFVDDVKLTGIPN from the coding sequence GTGACCGGATCTGACGATTGGGGGGTATCCGACACTCTCGGGGCCGTTCTCCTGATCGCGATTGTCGCTGCAGCATTCTCCATTATCGCAGTCTCTTTCCTGTCGAAACCGATCCAGGAACAGGCACCGGCACTGTCGGCCGATATCACAACATCAGGAAACACGATCAACTTGCGTCATGACGGGGGAGACTCGATAGCAAAGAGCGAGCTGCAGATTCTCGTTGACAACCAGGATAAGACCAGCCAGTTCAGCGCCGGTGGAGGAACGGGCTGGTCAACCTGGTCGGTCGGTGACACGCTCACGTACACGGGAAGCAGCGCGCCCAGCAGTGTCCAGATCGTGTACAACCATGGTTCTTCCTCGCAGCTCCTCCAGTCCTGGGGAATGCCCCCTTCCGCATACACCCCGGGTCCGACCACCCCCGTCACGCCGACTCCTACGGTGGCCCCCGTGCCGGTTGCAGGATTCACCGGTACGCCGACTTCCGGGACTGCCCCCCTGACCGTCACTTTCACGGACAGTTCAACCAACAATCCCACGTCGTGGTCCTGGGATTTCGGTGATGGCGGGACGGCAACTGCCCGGAACGCCACGCACCAGTATCTCGTTCCGGGGATCTTTTCAGTCTCACTTACGGCAACGAATTCCGGAGGGAGCAACACCTTTGTCAGGTCCGGGTATGTCATTGTCAACCCGACGATTACTGCAGCGGACGCCACGGGGGGGATCATAACCCCGAATGGTTCCGTTGTTGTGCCCTACGGTAGCAGCCAGGCATTTTCCATCAGCAAGAACACCGGATACCATATCGCTGACGTGCTTGTAAACGGGGACTCTGCAGGGGCTGTCACGACCTATACATTCCCTTCCGTTACCGCGGATCAGACCATCGCGGCCTCCTTTGCCCAGAACACCCGGGCGCAGATCTATTACGAGGGTTTTGAATCCGGTACCGGGGCATGGTCGTTTACCGGTGACAACAGTCGCCAGACAGGGACGGTACCCAAGAACCAGACCGCAAGTATCCGGCTCAGAAATACCGGCACCATGACCCGGACAATCTCGACAGCCGGCTATTCAGGCATCATCGTACAGTTCGGGTGGTGTGCCCAGAGTCTCGAAACCTCGGAATATGTCCGGGCAGAATATTCTACGGACGGCGGGTCCAGCTGGACAACCATATCGCAGATCACCGGGCCTACGGGAAGCCCGACAACCCTAACGATAGTCACTTCATCAGCGCTTGCCTCAGCAGCTGACAACCTCTCCTCATTCCGGTTACGATTCCGGATAGCTGGCAGTGCTACCAATGATCTCCTCTTCGTCGATGATGTGAAGCTGACCGGTATCCCCAACTGA
- a CDS encoding PHP-associated domain-containing protein — MLATADLHIHSPYSIAVSRFMQPETLLKGCRTKGIRILGTGDALQPDWLAGWEPYFENEHGIIIVPQGEIEDKNRVHHVILAEDPDQFSQLRDLLEGTCKSFVSAGRPHVYLNGEEIANLAHEVGALVGPAHAFTPWTAMYAYFDSVPACYGNAKIDFVELGLSADSSYGAAIPDLYGIPFLTNSDAHSPYPDKLGREFNRIEIGQPTAKGVLAAIRAGAIKMNAGFYPEEGKYNRTACTRCYTQYSLEEAIRHAWKCPADSGIIKKGVADRAKELAKGGTAHPRPPYAHVLPLAQIIQTMEGTSSPNTKKCKAIYASFIERFENEIAILIDVPVAEIRSVHPKVAEAIAALRDGTVTLHSGGGGKYGTFSLG; from the coding sequence ATGCTCGCCACTGCCGACCTGCACATCCACTCCCCGTACTCGATCGCCGTCTCCCGGTTTATGCAGCCGGAGACGCTCCTGAAGGGATGCAGAACAAAGGGTATCCGGATCCTGGGAACGGGCGACGCCCTCCAGCCGGACTGGCTGGCCGGGTGGGAGCCGTATTTTGAGAACGAACACGGGATCATCATCGTTCCGCAGGGAGAGATCGAGGACAAAAACCGGGTGCACCACGTGATCCTGGCAGAGGATCCCGACCAGTTCTCCCAGCTCCGCGACCTGCTGGAAGGCACCTGCAAGAGCTTTGTGTCTGCCGGCCGGCCGCATGTGTACCTGAACGGGGAAGAGATCGCGAATCTCGCCCACGAGGTCGGGGCCCTTGTCGGCCCGGCCCATGCCTTCACCCCGTGGACCGCGATGTATGCGTACTTCGACAGCGTCCCGGCCTGTTACGGGAACGCGAAGATCGATTTTGTGGAACTGGGCCTCTCGGCGGACAGCTCCTACGGTGCTGCAATCCCGGACCTGTACGGGATTCCGTTCCTCACCAACTCGGACGCCCACAGCCCGTACCCGGACAAGCTCGGGCGCGAGTTCAACCGCATCGAGATCGGGCAACCCACCGCAAAAGGGGTTCTGGCAGCGATCCGGGCAGGGGCAATCAAGATGAATGCCGGCTTTTACCCCGAGGAGGGGAAGTACAACCGGACCGCCTGCACCCGCTGCTACACGCAGTACTCCCTCGAAGAAGCCATCCGGCATGCCTGGAAATGCCCTGCCGACAGCGGGATCATCAAGAAGGGAGTGGCCGACCGGGCAAAGGAGCTTGCAAAAGGCGGCACGGCACACCCACGGCCCCCGTACGCCCATGTCCTCCCGCTTGCCCAGATCATCCAGACCATGGAGGGAACTTCATCCCCGAATACCAAGAAATGCAAGGCGATCTATGCTTCGTTCATCGAGAGATTCGAAAACGAGATTGCTATTCTCATCGATGTTCCTGTTGCGGAGATCCGCTCCGTCCACCCGAAAGTTGCCGAAGCTATTGCGGCCCTGCGGGACGGGACCGTGACCCTTCATTCGGGCGGCGGCGGGAAGTACGGTACGTTCTCACTGGGATGA
- a CDS encoding undecaprenyl diphosphate synthase family protein, with translation MIYWLYGRRLMRQLHDLPGHVCFMISGRDMQDAPEKIYQITQWCIEISSVVANQNPSVQGGLRGITFHIATDSPGSLEPYLDEIRRINTIARLILHVGDREEITGSGMDVVVAIGKSGREEITECIRRMAKDNVPPEAVDESLLESYLTFKYMPDVVIKSGGDHLTDFLIWQSVYSELFFSDVNWKLFRKVDFLRILRDYQSRVRRFGK, from the coding sequence ATGATCTACTGGCTTTACGGGCGGAGGCTCATGCGGCAGCTCCACGACCTGCCGGGCCATGTATGTTTCATGATCAGCGGCCGGGATATGCAGGATGCGCCGGAAAAGATCTACCAGATAACCCAGTGGTGCATCGAGATCTCTTCGGTTGTTGCAAACCAGAACCCCTCCGTTCAAGGAGGACTCCGGGGGATCACGTTCCACATTGCAACCGATTCCCCCGGCTCCCTCGAACCGTACCTGGACGAGATCCGCAGGATAAACACGATTGCCCGCCTGATCCTTCATGTGGGCGACCGCGAAGAGATTACCGGTTCGGGTATGGATGTTGTTGTCGCAATCGGGAAGAGCGGACGCGAGGAGATCACCGAATGTATACGGAGGATGGCAAAAGATAATGTCCCTCCCGAGGCTGTTGATGAGAGCCTGCTCGAATCCTATCTCACGTTCAAGTACATGCCCGATGTCGTGATCAAGAGCGGCGGTGACCACTTGACCGATTTCCTCATCTGGCAGTCGGTCTATTCGGAGCTCTTCTTCTCCGATGTCAACTGGAAACTGTTCCGGAAAGTGGACTTTCTCCGTATCCTGCGGGACTACCAGTCGAGGGTGCGCCGGTTCGGAAAGTAA
- a CDS encoding radical SAM protein gives MTLSRGCILCHQGAKLVLFVTGRCHRTCWYCPLSSERKGTDTVYANERPVDIPAQIIEEAENMSALGTGVTGGEPLLCLDRVTEYCRLLKNHFGPGHQIHLYTAKAPTDEELAAMQGLVDEIRLHPPHECWESIAKTDYIVSAQHAKAMGFDIGIEVPALPGLEHLAAALPYLDFLNINELEWGDTNAYAMRERGYELADDLHNAIDGARGWAEELCRHEKVHFCTSAFKDSVQLRERLKRIAENTARPFEEITDDGTVVYGVLEPDGVDDGSIEVFKGQLEPGSFEIIDGHIELAWWLLTEYTGTLNGNKYVVERYPNGGMIVELTPV, from the coding sequence ATGACATTATCCCGGGGTTGTATTCTCTGCCACCAGGGCGCAAAACTGGTCCTCTTTGTTACAGGACGATGCCACCGCACCTGCTGGTACTGCCCCCTCTCAAGCGAACGGAAAGGAACGGATACCGTATATGCCAATGAACGTCCCGTTGACATACCAGCCCAGATAATCGAGGAGGCCGAGAACATGAGCGCTCTCGGAACCGGGGTAACGGGGGGAGAGCCGCTCCTCTGTCTTGACAGGGTGACAGAATACTGCCGGCTTCTCAAGAACCATTTCGGGCCGGGACACCAGATTCATCTCTATACCGCCAAAGCCCCAACCGATGAGGAGCTGGCTGCAATGCAGGGACTTGTGGACGAGATCCGTCTCCACCCGCCGCACGAGTGCTGGGAGTCGATTGCAAAAACTGATTATATTGTTTCGGCACAACACGCAAAGGCCATGGGATTCGACATCGGCATCGAAGTGCCGGCCCTCCCCGGCCTCGAACATCTTGCAGCAGCGCTTCCGTACCTGGATTTCCTCAATATCAACGAGCTGGAATGGGGCGATACCAATGCTTATGCCATGCGCGAGCGGGGGTATGAGCTGGCCGATGACCTGCATAACGCCATTGACGGAGCCCGCGGGTGGGCTGAAGAGTTGTGCCGTCATGAAAAAGTCCACTTCTGCACATCTGCTTTCAAGGATTCGGTCCAGCTCAGGGAGCGCCTGAAGCGGATCGCGGAGAATACCGCCCGGCCGTTCGAAGAGATCACGGACGACGGGACCGTTGTGTACGGAGTCCTTGAGCCGGATGGAGTCGATGATGGCAGCATAGAGGTTTTCAAGGGGCAGCTGGAACCGGGCAGCTTCGAGATCATTGACGGCCATATCGAGCTTGCCTGGTGGCTCCTCACCGAATATACCGGAACCCTCAACGGGAACAAGTATGTTGTCGAGCGCTACCCGAACGGCGGGATGATCGTGGAGCTGACCCCCGTATGA